TGTTCTTTGATAACTAGCTTATCACCTCTCATAATTGTTATATTTTGGGTTATTATTTCATGCTTAAAAGTCCCTGTTTGATCGAAATGGTTCCAAAAGTACAAAATCTGAAAGAAAAATGTAATGAAGACTTGGATTTTACCCCGAATTATTCAAGAATAATTCTGAGGCTATTGAAAACCCTGGCTATTGCGAATCATTCGGGTTAGTTGAATCGAATGGTTTTGATCGGGTTTATCTTAGCAATAAGATATGACGGAATCACCAGCATTAAAACGGTGACGAGCAAACTTCCAATATTGAGCAGCAAAATGTGCATAATGTTTAGGTTAATGGGTACGGCTTCAAGATAGTAACTGGCAGTATCCAGTTTGGCCAATCCCAATTCTTGTTGAATCAGGCACAGGGATATCCCGATCAGATTCCCCCAGAGCAGACCTTTTCCTATAAGAAAAGAAGAAAGATAGAGAAAAATCTTTCGAATGTTCCAGTTCCTTGAACCCATAGCTTTGAATAAGCCAATCATATTGGTTCGCTCCAGGATAAGGATCAGGAGTCCGGAAATCATGTTGAAACCGGCTACCAAAAGCATCAGTATCAGAATGACCCATACGTTAATGTCGGTAACATTCAGCCAGTCAAATATCTGGGGGTGCGTTTCGGTAACGCTTTCTACCTTCAGTTTTGTCCCGTCCGATAAAACCTGATAGGTGTAATTGTTTCTAATGAAAGAAGTTATTTCAGGTATTTTGTTGAACTCTTCAATCAGCACTTCAAATCCGCTCACCTGATTTTCCTGCCAGTTGTTAAGACTCTGTACGTGTTTGATATCTCCCAAAATATAGCGTTTGTCAAATTCCTGAAGACCCGTATCATAAATGCCCGCTATTTGAAACCTGCGCATTCTGGGAGGATCTTCCACGAAATACATGCCTATATAATCGCTGGTGTCCAGTTTCAACAAATCAGCCATGTACTTTGAAATGAGAATGTTGTTTGTAGTAGAGGTATCCGAAATCTGAATGACCTCGCCTTTCACAATGTTTTTCCGAAAGAAGTTCAGGTTGAATTCGGAATCCACTCCTTTCAGAACCGCACCCTGAATGTTGTCTTTGGTTTTCAGAATACCTGCCTTGATGCCAAAAACCTGTATGTGTTCTATACCGGAAATTGAATCAAGACCGGGATAGAAAGGCTGGTTTTTATCTACCGGAACTGTTTCAAAGGAGGTGTTGGTATCATGGTTGACGATCTTTATGTGGGAGCCAAAGCCTATGATTTTTTCTCTTATCTCCGATTTGAAACCGGTTACGATAGCCACAGACAGAATCATAACGGCTAAGCCCAAAGAGATGCCTACTACGGCAATGGAAACAATGGGCTTGGAAATTTTTTTGTCATCCGATTTCTCCGAATATAACCGCTTTGCTATGTATAACTCTGTGTTCAATGCAGCATCCGTTTTCCGCAAATGTATCAAAATTATCTTGTTTCTCTTTTGTTTTACGTAACAAAGTGTGTTTCGAACCATATATTTGGCGGGGAATTTTTATATTTATGCATTTAAAAACGATCTATTATGCGACATTTAACAGCAGTTTCACTCTTGATTCTAATCGGTATTGTTTCTTGCTCTACCCAATCAGCTAACCAGGAAGGAATTATAACAGGTTCTGAACGCACGGGTTTTTATATTCCCAAGCTGGAGGATAAAAGCGTTGCCCTCGTGGCCAATCATACGTCACTGGTCGATTCGGTCCATCTGGTGGATACTTTGCTTTCCCAGGGAATTCAGATAAAGAAAATATTCAGCCCGGAGCATGGATTCAGGGGCGATGCCGGAGCGGGTGAAGGAGTGAAAAGCTATCGGGATGAAAAAACCGGTTTGCCTGTAATTTCTCTTTATGGAGACAAAAAGAAGCCAGATCCCGATGATTTGAAGGATGTGGATGTTGTTGTTTTTGATATCCAGGATGTTGGAGTGCGTTTTTATACATATATTTCGACCATGCATTATGTGATGGAAACATGTGCGGAAACCGGGACTGAATTCATGGTATTGGACCGGCCCAATCCCAACGGCTTTTATGTTGACGGACCGATCCTGGATACACAGTACCGGTCCTTCGTAGGGATGCATCGCATACCTATTGTACATGGTATGACCATTGCAGAACTGGCCAGGATGATCAATCAGGAAGGATGGCTGGAAGATGGAAAGAAATGCGATTATGAATGGGTATCCTGTAAAAATTATACCCACGATTCACTCTATGAACTTCCCGTGAAACCTTCTCCCAATTTGCCCAATATGAGAAGCATATATCTGTACCCTTCTCTTTGTTTGTTTGAGGGTACCATAATGAGTGTAGGAAGGGGCACCGATTTTCCTTTCCAGGTTTTTGGTCATCCCGACATGAAAAATGCTGAAATGGAATTCACTCCCCGGTCTATTCCAGGAGCCAGCACAAATCCCAAATATAAAGGTCAGCACTGCGGGGGTATTGATTTGAGAGATTATCCGCTTGATTCTTTATTGCATAAACCCCGGATCAGGTTGAGCTGGCTTATGTTTGCCCATAGAAATACCCCCACGGATGAGTTTTTTCGTCCCTATTTCAAAAAATTAGCGGGAAATGATGAGTTATTGGAACAGATCAAAAACGGGAAATCCATTCAGGAAATAAGAGCGGGTTGGGAAGATGGATTGGAGCAGTTCATGAACAAGCGCCAACAATATCTGATTTATGAAGATTTTACCGGAGACACCCCGGAGCAATAGGGGAAGTGTTTTTTGCTTCTCAAAACATTTTGTACTTTGAAAGATTTTTCCGAAACAATACATTGCTGATGCGTATTATTAATATTTACAAAGGAAGTCCTTATGAGTAAGTTGTCTCCGGATAAATATTTTAAGTCATTGAGCAAACTCTATATAAACCTTATTTTCATACAATTGGTTTTTATACTGATGGCCCTGTATTTACGAACCGAACAGTTTGTTGGCCATGAATTCGGTGATTTTGAGTTTTTTAAAATCATTGTTCCTTTGTTTGCAGGAGTGGGAATATATGAAGGCAACGTTTTATACAAACGAAGGATCAAAGAAGCGAGGAAAAAGCCTACATTGGCAGAGAAACTGGCAGATTACCGCCTGGGGCTCATATTGCGCTATATTTTATGGATTGCCCCTTCACTATTTGCCATAGCTGCTTATTTTCTGACCGGAACCTGGATATATCTGGCCATATCGGGGCTGATCATATTGGTTTTCTTAATTAACCGCCCGGGGATGGATAAAACAAAGGAAGACCTCGGACTTTAGTAAACCGAGAGACCATTTCTTTTGGAGTAAGTCCTAAGTTTGCCCGATTGGTTTTAATTAGAGTCTGTCTATAATATCCGCTGGCGGCGTTACGCTCGTTTTTCATGCCAGTCGATTACATTAAGTAAACTCCTGGCATTCAAAACTCGCAAGCCTTGCCAGCGAACATTCCAGACGAGACTCTTTCAATTCTTCTTGACTTTATGGACAAACACTAATTAATTCGGGCTCTGTAATACATAACCTGCCGAAGCTACTGTCTGTTTCTATATTCTGAGACGGGCTGTTCGACCGTTCTTCCCGGATAAGCCTTTAATGCTTCCTCAAGTGTTTCCATGGCGTTTTTAAGGTCGTCGATGTTGAGCACATAGGCAATACGGGCTTCGTTCCTGCCCAGCCCCGGAGATGAATAGAAACCGGAAGCGGGAGCGATCATTACGGTTTGATTTTTATGGTGAAAATCATTCAACATCCATTGCGCGAATCGTTCGGTATCATCCACAGGAAGTTTCACCACCGTATAAAAAGCGCCTTTGGGCATGGGAGAATATACACCTTCCATTTTGTTTAACCGCTCCACCATAAAGTTTCTGCGTTCGATGTATTCATTATACACCTCATCAAAGTATTCGTCAGGGGTGTCCAGTGCAGCTTCACCTGCTATCTGGCCAAATGCCGGAGGACATAGTCTGGCCTGTGCAAGTTTCATGGAATTGGCAATGATATCCTTGTTTTTAGATATCAGGGCGCCGATGCGTGCACCACACATGCTGTATCTCTTGGAGACGGAATCTATTAACACAACATTGTTTTGGATTCCTTTTAGATGCATGGCCGATATGTGCGCTTTTCCATCATAGCAGAATTCCCGGTACACTTCATCGGAAAAGAGAAAGAGATCGTGACGCTGGACAAGGGTTTTCAGTTTTTGCATTTCTCCTTCAGAATACAAATATCCTGTGGGATTGTTGGGATTACAGATCACGATCCCCTTGGTTTTTTGCGTGATCAGTTTCTCAAATTCTTCAATCGAAGGAAGCGCAAAATCATGCTGTATGGACGAAGTCACAGGCTTAACATTGACCCCGGCTGTTATGGCGAAACCATTGTAATTGGCATAGAAAGGTTCCGGTATGATTATTTCATCGCCGTGGTTCAAACATGTATTAAAAGCAAAAAGCACAGCTTCTGAGCCTCCTGTGGTTATTAACATATCGTTATGATCTATGTCAATGCCTTGATTTTGATAATATCCGGCAAGCTTTTTCCGGTAAGACTCATTCCCCGCCGAATGGGTGTATTCCACCACCTTAATATCCGTATTTTTAACGGCATTCAACGCCTCTTTGGGTGTCGCAATATCAGGCTGACCAATATTTAAATGGTATACTTTTCTGCCTTTCTTTTTTGCGGCTTCTGCATAAGGTACCAATTTTCTGATCGGAGACTCAGGCATCAGATTGGCTTTATTCGAAATTTCGGGCATGAGCGTATGGGCTTTTTTTATTCTTTACTGGCTGTGCTCTCTGTTACTACTTTCCCTTTAATTCTTAATAATAAGGGAGAATTCTTTGCATTGGAATAAACCCTGATGGATTTGGAAAAATTGCCTTTGATCCGCGTATTGTATTTTACTTCAATGCTTGCGGTGTCACTTGGATTAATGGGCTCTTTGGGCCACGAAGGGGTGGTGCAGCCACAGGAAGCCCTTACCTTGGTCAATAGCAGAGGCTCCTGACCCTTGTTTTCAAATTTAAAGCGGCATGTACCATCTCCCTTGTAATTAATTTCCCCGTAATTATAGGTTTTCTTTTCGAATTCGATGACGGGTTTGTTTTCCTTTTCTCCGGATGCATTATCGGTGCCCTGTGCGAAACTTGTTGATACGGCAAAAACGATCAATAAAGATAATAAAGCTGTTCGTTTCATAGAATCTTTGATTTTAGTTTACAAATATAATTCTACGTAAGCAATTATAATATGTTTTATATTATTAAAATGATTTTTTAAGAACTTTCCCCAATGAAATCTGCTTGTTTAGAGATTAATTTATAATTTTACGCGATTTTTAAATTTATAACGCCGCTGAGATTATGGATATTGCAAAGAAATATGATCCTTCGAAAGTTGAGCAGAAATGGTATCAGTATTGGATGGATAAAGAATTTTTTCATTCCGAACCGGATGAACGCGAACCTTACACCATTGTAATCCCGCCTCCTAATGTGACAGGCGTATTGCATATGGGACATATTCTGAACAATACCATTCAGGATATTCTTATCCGGCGTGCAAGAATGCTTGGTAAAAATGCGTGTTGGGTTCCGGGTACCGACCATGCCTCTATTGCCACAGAGGCTAAAGTGGTGGCTAAACTCAAAAAAGAAGGCATTGATAAATATTCTCTTACCAGGGAAGAATTTCTGAAGCATGCCTGGGAATGGAAAGAAAAACATGGGGGAATTATACTCGAGCAGTTGAAGAAGCTGGGGGCCTCATGTGACTGGAATCGCACCAAGTTCACCATGGATGACGATATGTATGAAAGCGTCATTAAAGTCTTTATTGATCTTTATGAAAAAGGTTATGTTTACAGGGGTGTGCGGATGGTTAACTGGGACCCTGAAGCGAAAACAGCCATTTCTGACGAAGAAGTGGATTATAAAGAAGTCCAGTCAAAACTATATTATATAAAGTATCCTGTTGACGGGACGGATGAATTTATTGAAATTGCCACCACCCGGCCTGAGACCATACTTGGTGATACCGCTGTTTGTGTAAATCCCGGTGATACCAGGTATACCCATCTACAAGGCAAAGAAGTCATCGTTCCTGTGATTAACAGGAAGGTTCCTTTAATAGTGGATGACTATGTAGATATGGAGTTTGGCTCCGGCGCCTTAAAAATTACTCCGGCTCACGATGAAAACGACTATGAAATTGGCCTTCGGCATAACCTTAAAACCATTGATATATTCAATGACGATGGCACACTGAATGAAAATGCCGAAATTCATATTGGTGAGGATCGCTTTGAAGCAAGGGATAACTTTGTCAGGGACCTGGAAAATGAAGGCTATCTGATTAAGGAGGAAGATTATACCAATAGCATCGGCTTTTCAGAACGAACCGATGCGGTGATCGAACCCAAGCTTTCCACACAATGGTTCTGCCGGATGAAAGAAATGGCAAAGCCGGCCCTCGAAAATGTGATCAATGATAACATCCGTTTTCATCCTTCCAAATTCAAAAATATTTACAAGCATTGGATGGAAAACATTAAGGATTGGTGTATTTCCAGGCAATTGTGGTGGGGCCAGCGGATACCTGCTTATTATCTTCCCGATGGCAATTATGTAGTAGCAGAAAATGAAACCGAAGCGCTGAAAAAAGCCAAAGAGAAAACGGACAATTATGAATTGACCGTAAATGATCTGAAACAGGACCCGGATGTGCTCGACACGTGGTTCTCTTCATGGCTGTGGCCCATATCTGTATTCGACGGCATAAGAAATCCGGATAACGAGGATATCAATTATTATTATCCCACCGATGACCTGGTAACCGCACCGGAAATCCTCTTCTTTTGGGTAGCCAGGATGATCATGGCCGGTTATGAGTACAGAGGTAAAAAGCCTTTTGGGAATGTGTATCTTACAGGTGTTGTCAGGGACAATCAGAGAAGGAAAATGTCTAAATCCCTGGGCAATTCACCCGATCCGCTTCGTTTGATCAATCAGTACGGGGCTGATGGAGTACGTGTGGGTATGCTGCTTTGCTCCCCGGCAGGAAACGATTTGCTTTTCGATGAAAGCCTGACCGAACAGGGCCGAAATTTCGGCAATAAGATATGGAATGCTTTCCGGCTGGTGAAAAACTGGAATGTGGATGAAAACATTGATCAGCCTGCACATTCCGCGGAAGCCATCGATTGGTTCAGGAACCGGTTGAATAAAGCCATCGGCGAACTCGATGAGCAATATGCCAAATTCAGGCTTTCCGATGCTTTGATGAATTTATACAGATTGTTCTGGGATGAATTTTCCTCCTGGTACCTGGAGATCGTTAAACCCGGATATCAGCAGCCTGTGGACAAGAAAACCTTTGAGGCTACACTATCCTTTTTTGAGCAGCTTATGGTGCTGTTGCATCCCATTATGCCTTTTATTACGGAGGAAATATGGCAGTTGATTTATGACAGGGGAAGCGATGAAAGCATTATGGTTACGGAAGTGCCACGAAAAGGACCCTCTGATGCGGAGCTGCTCACTTCCTTTGAAAAGGTTAAGGAGCTGATCACTTCAGTCAGAAATATCCGAAAAGATAAGGAAATTCCCAATAAAGAGGCGCTTTCCCTTAAAGTGAACGGAGAGCATATGGCCAAATATGATCCCATTGTACGAAAAATGGCCAATATCGATCATATTGAAGGAATCTCAGGCAAGCCGGATAATGCTGTTTCTTTTATGGTAGGAACCACTGAATATTATATTCCGGTGGAGAATTTGCTTGATAAAGAGGAGGAAATCAAAAAACTGGAAGAGGAGTTGGAATATACCCGGGGTTTCTTGCAATCCGTTTTGAAAAAGCTCGATAATGAACAATTCGTCCGCAATGCACCGGAAAAAGTGATTGATCGTGAACGTAAGAAGAAAGAGGATGCTGAGCAGAAGATAAAAACCCTCGAGGAACGAATCAGCAGTTTAAAGGGGTGATCGGAAGGAACACCAATTTATCCCGGTCAGCGGTTATGCTGAGGTGAAAATCCAAAGTACCTGTCAAACGATTTTAAAGAGTTTATCCGCTTTCATGGATTTTTTCCCGAAGAAATGCACAACAAGGAACATTAAGAGTAATCCGGCCGGGAAAGTAAAGTAGGCGGGTATTCCATAGGCCGAAGGTATGGTGCCGATTCCCGTGGCAATTCCCCCGACTGTCAAGGCATAGGGCAGCTGGGTGCGCACGTGGTCAATGTGATTGCAGGAACTAGCCAGGGAGCTGAGAATGGTTGTGTCCGAGATGGGCGAGCAGTGGTCGCCCATAACAGAACCGGCAAGCACACAGGAAACCACATTATAAAATATCGACAGGGACATGGCCTTTTCCAGTCCGGCTTCTTGCGCAATAAGCCATGAAGCAGGCAATATCAACGGATAAAGGATGGCCATTGTCCCCCATGATGAGCCTGTTGAGAAAGCTACCAGGGCAGCAAGGATAAAGGTCAGGGCCGGAACCAGAAATGGTGCCAGGTTGATGCTTACAAGCGTTTGGGAGATAAAATCGGCCGTATGCAAATGTTTGGTGAGTAATGCCAGCGACCAGGCCAGTACAAGGATGATAATGGCGGTTAACATGGTTTTAAATCCATCGATAAGGGTTTCGACGGCTTTTTTCAGATTCAGCAATTTTTTTGTTATGGTAAGTACCAGTGCTATAATAACCCCTAAAATAGAAGACCACAATAAAGCTTTAAATGAATCCGAATTTCCGATGATAACGGAAATTTTCTTGGAAAATGTGAGTTCCGGATCTCCCCAGATCTGCGGGTCCCATCCCGTATAAAGCAAACCGATAAAGGTGCCGAAAATCACAATTGCTACAGGTATAACCGCATTATACGCCCTGGGTTTGATATGTTCAGGGATGTCTATTTCGTTTTCCTGACTGTTGTTGTTCTTTTCATCATCCCGGATGATCTTCCCTGTTCGTGCCCTTTGTTCAGCCCGGAACATGGGTCCGAAATCCCGCCCTTTATAGGTGAGCATTAAAATAAATAATAGGGCGAATATGGGGTAGAAGGAGTAAGCAAGCGAATTAATGAATACATTATATGGACTTTGATCCAGCCCCAGTGTATTGATGCCGTCCTGTATATAGCTGAGCTCCGCTCCGATCCAGGTTGTCACAAAGGCGATGGCAGCAATGGGTGCCGCAGTGGAGTCAACAATATAGGCCAGTTTTTCCCGTGAGATCTTTAAACGGTCGGTTACAGGACGCATGGTATTTCCCACCACCAGCGTATTGGCATAGTCATCAAAGAAAATGGCCATGCCCAGAAGCCAGGTGACGAATTGCCCCGAACGGGCACTTTTGGCATATTTTGAGAGAATTTTCACAACCCCTTTCATGCCTCCGTTTTTGGTGATGATACCCACCATTCCACC
The DNA window shown above is from Bacteroidales bacterium and carries:
- a CDS encoding ABC transporter permease, whose amino-acid sequence is MNTELYIAKRLYSEKSDDKKISKPIVSIAVVGISLGLAVMILSVAIVTGFKSEIREKIIGFGSHIKIVNHDTNTSFETVPVDKNQPFYPGLDSISGIEHIQVFGIKAGILKTKDNIQGAVLKGVDSEFNLNFFRKNIVKGEVIQISDTSTTNNILISKYMADLLKLDTSDYIGMYFVEDPPRMRRFQIAGIYDTGLQEFDKRYILGDIKHVQSLNNWQENQVSGFEVLIEEFNKIPEITSFIRNNYTYQVLSDGTKLKVESVTETHPQIFDWLNVTDINVWVILILMLLVAGFNMISGLLILILERTNMIGLFKAMGSRNWNIRKIFLYLSSFLIGKGLLWGNLIGISLCLIQQELGLAKLDTASYYLEAVPINLNIMHILLLNIGSLLVTVLMLVIPSYLIAKINPIKTIRFN
- a CDS encoding DUF1343 domain-containing protein, which encodes MRHLTAVSLLILIGIVSCSTQSANQEGIITGSERTGFYIPKLEDKSVALVANHTSLVDSVHLVDTLLSQGIQIKKIFSPEHGFRGDAGAGEGVKSYRDEKTGLPVISLYGDKKKPDPDDLKDVDVVVFDIQDVGVRFYTYISTMHYVMETCAETGTEFMVLDRPNPNGFYVDGPILDTQYRSFVGMHRIPIVHGMTIAELARMINQEGWLEDGKKCDYEWVSCKNYTHDSLYELPVKPSPNLPNMRSIYLYPSLCLFEGTIMSVGRGTDFPFQVFGHPDMKNAEMEFTPRSIPGASTNPKYKGQHCGGIDLRDYPLDSLLHKPRIRLSWLMFAHRNTPTDEFFRPYFKKLAGNDELLEQIKNGKSIQEIRAGWEDGLEQFMNKRQQYLIYEDFTGDTPEQ
- a CDS encoding pyridoxal phosphate-dependent aminotransferase encodes the protein MPEISNKANLMPESPIRKLVPYAEAAKKKGRKVYHLNIGQPDIATPKEALNAVKNTDIKVVEYTHSAGNESYRKKLAGYYQNQGIDIDHNDMLITTGGSEAVLFAFNTCLNHGDEIIIPEPFYANYNGFAITAGVNVKPVTSSIQHDFALPSIEEFEKLITQKTKGIVICNPNNPTGYLYSEGEMQKLKTLVQRHDLFLFSDEVYREFCYDGKAHISAMHLKGIQNNVVLIDSVSKRYSMCGARIGALISKNKDIIANSMKLAQARLCPPAFGQIAGEAALDTPDEYFDEVYNEYIERRNFMVERLNKMEGVYSPMPKGAFYTVVKLPVDDTERFAQWMLNDFHHKNQTVMIAPASGFYSSPGLGRNEARIAYVLNIDDLKNAMETLEEALKAYPGRTVEQPVSEYRNRQ
- a CDS encoding DUF1573 domain-containing protein; translation: MKRTALLSLLIVFAVSTSFAQGTDNASGEKENKPVIEFEKKTYNYGEINYKGDGTCRFKFENKGQEPLLLTKVRASCGCTTPSWPKEPINPSDTASIEVKYNTRIKGNFSKSIRVYSNAKNSPLLLRIKGKVVTESTASKE
- a CDS encoding valine--tRNA ligase — its product is MDIAKKYDPSKVEQKWYQYWMDKEFFHSEPDEREPYTIVIPPPNVTGVLHMGHILNNTIQDILIRRARMLGKNACWVPGTDHASIATEAKVVAKLKKEGIDKYSLTREEFLKHAWEWKEKHGGIILEQLKKLGASCDWNRTKFTMDDDMYESVIKVFIDLYEKGYVYRGVRMVNWDPEAKTAISDEEVDYKEVQSKLYYIKYPVDGTDEFIEIATTRPETILGDTAVCVNPGDTRYTHLQGKEVIVPVINRKVPLIVDDYVDMEFGSGALKITPAHDENDYEIGLRHNLKTIDIFNDDGTLNENAEIHIGEDRFEARDNFVRDLENEGYLIKEEDYTNSIGFSERTDAVIEPKLSTQWFCRMKEMAKPALENVINDNIRFHPSKFKNIYKHWMENIKDWCISRQLWWGQRIPAYYLPDGNYVVAENETEALKKAKEKTDNYELTVNDLKQDPDVLDTWFSSWLWPISVFDGIRNPDNEDINYYYPTDDLVTAPEILFFWVARMIMAGYEYRGKKPFGNVYLTGVVRDNQRRKMSKSLGNSPDPLRLINQYGADGVRVGMLLCSPAGNDLLFDESLTEQGRNFGNKIWNAFRLVKNWNVDENIDQPAHSAEAIDWFRNRLNKAIGELDEQYAKFRLSDALMNLYRLFWDEFSSWYLEIVKPGYQQPVDKKTFEATLSFFEQLMVLLHPIMPFITEEIWQLIYDRGSDESIMVTEVPRKGPSDAELLTSFEKVKELITSVRNIRKDKEIPNKEALSLKVNGEHMAKYDPIVRKMANIDHIEGISGKPDNAVSFMVGTTEYYIPVENLLDKEEEIKKLEEELEYTRGFLQSVLKKLDNEQFVRNAPEKVIDRERKKKEDAEQKIKTLEERISSLKG
- a CDS encoding Na+/H+ antiporter NhaC family protein, with the translated sequence MKGKSLIGPVLLLFLTLFYTPSVFSHSSVSPEITINPKDIRVEHTDIIVRNIEHEITLQFRSEEFREVYEGKKISLQVNGQPVPVEITKGNATFSRKFTKETDFTINYQDFEYQTHINPIPLWFSIIPPLVAILFALIFKEVYSALFIGILLGTTTIYAHQGAGIFSAFFKGIFAIPDTYVLQSLGNEEHLSIIVFSMLIGGMVGIITKNGGMKGVVKILSKYAKSARSGQFVTWLLGMAIFFDDYANTLVVGNTMRPVTDRLKISREKLAYIVDSTAAPIAAIAFVTTWIGAELSYIQDGINTLGLDQSPYNVFINSLAYSFYPIFALLFILMLTYKGRDFGPMFRAEQRARTGKIIRDDEKNNNSQENEIDIPEHIKPRAYNAVIPVAIVIFGTFIGLLYTGWDPQIWGDPELTFSKKISVIIGNSDSFKALLWSSILGVIIALVLTITKKLLNLKKAVETLIDGFKTMLTAIIILVLAWSLALLTKHLHTADFISQTLVSINLAPFLVPALTFILAALVAFSTGSSWGTMAILYPLILPASWLIAQEAGLEKAMSLSIFYNVVSCVLAGSVMGDHCSPISDTTILSSLASSCNHIDHVRTQLPYALTVGGIATGIGTIPSAYGIPAYFTFPAGLLLMFLVVHFFGKKSMKADKLFKIV